The nucleotide window ATCCAGCTGGCGAACGTCGCCGACCTGCCGGCCGACCGGTTCGACCTGCTGACCGACGTGAACGTCCGCGGCAGCCACCTCGTCGCGCACGCGTTCGCGGACCACCTCGCGGAGCGCGACGGGGCGTGGCTCCTGTCGAACTCGCCGCCGGTCGTGACCGACCGCTCGCCGGGGAAAGCGCCGTACGCGTGGTCGAAGCTCGGGATGTCGTTCATCACGCTCTCGCTCGCCGAGGAGCTGGGTAGCGACGACGTCGGCTGTAACACGTTCTGGCCCGTGACGACCATCGACACCCGCGCGACCCGCTACTTCGGACTCGGGACCGAGGACGACTGGCGCACTCCAGAGATCGTCTCCGACGCGGTGCTGGAGATCCTCGCGCGCGACCCGGCGGAGTGTACGGGCAACAGCTTCTACGACGAGGAGCTGCTCCGCGAGGCGGGCGTGGCCGACTTCGCTGCGTACAACCTCACCGACGGCGACCCGGCACCGATGTCGGCGCGCATGTTCGACACCGAGTTCGAACGCGAGGCGTGAGCGTCTCCGTCGAGGTGCGGCCTCGACGCGGTCGGACAGGACTGATACGGCCGCACGACCTTCGGGACGTATGGCGACGACGTGCGCGCTCTGTCGTCGTGTCGTTCCGGACGGGCGAATCGACGACCCGCAGGTCGTCCAAGAACACCATCTCCGGCCGGAAGAGCGGGCGACCAGCCCTACGGTAATGCTCTGTCGGCCGTGTCACGACCAGGTCCACGCGCTATTCACCAACGCCGAGCTGCGGGAGACGTACGACACCGTCGAGGCGCTCCGGGGATACCTCGATTGGATCCGCGGAACGGAGAAGCTCGACATCGACGTCACGACGAGCGACCGCGTTCGGGACCGACGCTGAATCGGTCGGACGGCCGGGAGCGTCGCGGGCGTCGCGGGCGTCGCGGTTCACGGCGGCGGCGGACCGTCGGGCGAAACGCACTTGATCGCGCGTCCCGTGGATCGCGTACGAATGCCTTCTCGCAGCGCGGAGCTGGTGATCGAGACGTGGCAGGTCCGCGAGCGTTCCCTCCCCCGCGTGCCGCCGGACGGGTGGGAGACGATCGACCGGCTCCGCGAGGCGGTGTGTCTCGCGGTGGCGTGTGCGGTCGAGGGCGTCGAGGACATCGAGCCGTTCGAGGGGCCGGCCGCGGAACGCGAGCGGTTCGAAGCGACGGTGACCGCGGACTCGATCGGCCACGAACACGTCCGGATCGCGAGCCCGACTTCGGCGGGATCGTCGACGGACGACGGGGCTGATCCGTCGGAGCTCTCGGACGCGCGCGGGGAGGGCTTCGACGAGACGACCGAGCAGTTCGACCTCGACGACGCCCTCGACCGGTTGTAGGCACCGGCCTCGTCGCCGCGTCGAACCGCGGAGGGCGGCGTTCAAATGGCCGCAGAGCGAAGCGGACGCGTGACGGACGATTCGGCTCCCGACGACAGACCGGAGGTACCGACCGTCTCGTGTGCTCGCTGTGACCGCGAGTGGGACCTCGACCGCGAGCTCGACGAGATTCCGCCGGGCGGCCACGCGATAGAGCAGTTCGCGCTCGACCACGAGCGCCACACCGGCCACTACCCGGACGACGTGACGCCGTGGACCGTCCGGTGTCGACGCTGCCCCGACGGCGAGCGGTTCCTCTCGGAGCGGCCCGCGCGACGCTGGGCGGAGACGCACGCGCGACACACGCGCCACACCGTCGATATCGAAGCGCCGACCGGCGACGACGGCGTCGTCACCGCGTCCGACGAGTGACCGCGGGAGGCGTCCGGATCGGCGTCGAATCCGAGACGGGACGGGAGGGTGGGGTGACGGGCGTCGGTCCGATTTTCCCCGTTGATATCCGCGGCAGTAAGTTCATAAAGGGAATCGTCCTCTCCACGAGCAACCAGCAACCGATCTGAACGGGTGCGAGGTTGTCTTCGGCGTCGACGATGCCGGCCGGGTATCTCGACATCCCGCTCCTTGGACGCTGGGTTCAAATTATGAAACCAAGCAACCAGTCGAACGCGGACGACAGGGCAGTGAGTCCCGTTATCGGCGTCATCCTCATGGTCGCGATCACCGTCATTCTGGCGGCCGTTATCGGGACGTTCGTGCTCGGACTCGGCGATCAGTTAGGCGACACCGCGCCGCAGGCGAGTTTCACCGTGGACGAAGTGACAGTGAACGAGACATCCAACGAGGTAAACGTCAGCATCACGAAGACGGGCGGTCAGGACTTGGATCCGAACCAGATCACGGTTTCCATTGACGGCACCAGAAGCGGAACCGTCGCAGAGGGGTCCGATGTAACAGACACGTGGCAGAGCGGGACCACAGCGGTCGTGGGACCGATCGGCGAAGGCTACGAGAGCGATGACACGGTGGAAGTCAGGCTCATCCACGATCCCAGCGGGAACGCGATATTCGAGGATACGGCAACGGTCAGCTGAAGCCCCAAAGTAGCGTTCAACCGTTCTTTTCGAATTTTTGAATGTGGGTCGACAGCGTTACCGACCCGTCTACTTCGACACACACAATTAATGTTCATGGGAAGGAAAAAGCCGTAGATACCGTAGATCAGAAGATAAACTAACTATTTTAGTCCTATAGCCAAGTTTCTCCGTTGATATTCACGCCAGTAAGTACATAAGGTAGTCCGGCGTATACAGTAGTAACCAGCAACCGATCCGAACGGACTCGGGTCGACTCCGGCGTCGATAGCGGCGCCCGAGTCGTCCGGGGTCTCGTTCGGCGGTGGCCGCTGGGTTCAAACTATGAAACCAAGCAACCAATCCAACGCAGAAGACAGGGCAGTGAGTCCCGTCATCGGCGTTATCCTCATGGTCGCGATTACCGTCATCCTGGCGGCCGTTATCGGGACGTTCGTTCTCGGACTCGGCGATCAGTTAGGTGACACCGCGCCGCAGGCGAGCTTCACAATCGACGGGAACAACACAGAGTACATCAATATAACCAAGACTGGCGGTCAGTCGATTAATGGAGACGATCTCGCGCTGTCCGTAGACGGTGAGAGGGTCAATGAATCCATTGGCGGTAACCCTTGGCAGACCGGACAACAAAAGCAGATCACTGGGACCGGCGACTGGCCCGATGGCGAAGCAGTAGTTCGGATCATCCACGATCCGAGTGGGAACGCGATCTTCGAGCAGACCTACGACTTCAGCTAATCGCGTAGCTGATTCATTTTTACTGCGGTTTTCTTTCCTATTCGCGACCAGAACACAAGGAGATAGCTGTTTAGCCACCGGATTGTCGTTAGATCTGACTCGCTACGAGCTTCGCAGATGTCTCTTCCGACTGAATTAGGTGGCGAGCGCGACAGAGGTTCTGTCGAGAATTACTCGACGAGTGAGATCGCCGCATCGATCAACCGCAACCCAAACGAGAATCGCCGTGAGCTACGACCCGGCGATCGTCGGTCGGTACGGGAAGCTCGTCGAGCTGTGGCCGACCGACCATTACCCGCTGACGCTCAACTACTCGGTCGTGGACGGGCTGAAGTTCGACGCGACGGACCGCGACGGTCGGCCGTGGGACGTGAAGGGGTCGATGGTCAATGGCGTCCGGCCGACGTTCAAGTTCTGGGAGGACCAGCACGAGGTTCTCAGTGATTCTAACGGCGGATATGCGCTTGTGTGGTATCAAGCAGAGGGACGAAAGATTACGGTAGTGTCGTCACGCACGGTTCTTGCTCGGGATCTGGATATCTCTAACTGGACAAATCCCGGTGAAACGCATTATCGGAGTCACTCGCGGGAGGCGCAGATTCTGGCGAACCAACTTCGACAATAGAATCAAGTCAAGAGTTTTCAATAAAATAATTACTCAGTGTTTAACTCATCAACACTAGTTGTACTACTCTCTTCTTGTTGGATTA belongs to Halorubrum sp. DM2 and includes:
- a CDS encoding type IV pilin N-terminal domain-containing protein — protein: MKPSNQSNAEDRAVSPVIGVILMVAITVILAAVIGTFVLGLGDQLGDTAPQASFTIDGNNTEYINITKTGGQSINGDDLALSVDGERVNESIGGNPWQTGQQKQITGTGDWPDGEAVVRIIHDPSGNAIFEQTYDFS
- a CDS encoding SDR family oxidoreductase, producing MALAAPDLSGSTAFITGTTRGIGKQIALALADHGCDVVSTGKTTDEDDTELEGSIEQTAREVRERGAEALACELDLRDEDRVEAVVEEAIDHFGEIDIVINNASAIQLANVADLPADRFDLLTDVNVRGSHLVAHAFADHLAERDGAWLLSNSPPVVTDRSPGKAPYAWSKLGMSFITLSLAEELGSDDVGCNTFWPVTTIDTRATRYFGLGTEDDWRTPEIVSDAVLEILARDPAECTGNSFYDEELLREAGVADFAAYNLTDGDPAPMSARMFDTEFEREA
- a CDS encoding type IV pilin N-terminal domain-containing protein, coding for MKPSNQSNADDRAVSPVIGVILMVAITVILAAVIGTFVLGLGDQLGDTAPQASFTVDEVTVNETSNEVNVSITKTGGQDLDPNQITVSIDGTRSGTVAEGSDVTDTWQSGTTAVVGPIGEGYESDDTVEVRLIHDPSGNAIFEDTATVS